A stretch of Vigna angularis cultivar LongXiaoDou No.4 chromosome 4, ASM1680809v1, whole genome shotgun sequence DNA encodes these proteins:
- the LOC108332109 gene encoding protein NUCLEAR FUSION DEFECTIVE 4-like — protein MGWVANPWTAVAAAIWIQSSCGASYTFSIYSAVLKSTQGYDQSTLDTVSVFKDIGANFGVLSGLLYTAVVPYTHRSTLPGSPSKSKWTSLAGPWVVLAAGAIQFFVGYLFIWASVVGLISPPPVPVMSFFAWLAANGQTFLNTTNVVTGLRNFPGYSGTIIGIMKGFLGLSGAILIQIYHTFFGGEPSTFILMLALLPSLICVLFMFLLRIYEVHGSDYKKHLDSFSVVTVIIVSYLVFIIILQNIVRLPYWGWMLEFVILMVLLASPFGIAINAHWEESQKFTQSYTIERGSSTNKGTTSSSYSASGDQVEYHELPSDEGQAQVTSDEELPHEEDKSPLQAICTLEFWMLFVIMISGLGSGLATINNMNQIGQSLGYSTIEITNMVSLWSMWNFLGRFGGGHISDYIMQRKGWPRPLLMTATLGMMVIGHLIIACGFHGNLYLGPVLVGIGYGAHWSLMPTITSEIFGVKHMGTIFNAIAAASPLGSYILSVKVVGYIYDKQADEDNFCFGTGCFMPSYFILAGVTFLTLLVALVLYFRTQRFYKQVVLRRLKHYAR, from the exons ATGGGGTGGGTGGCGAATCCGTGGACGGCCGTCGCCGCCGCCATCTGGATCCAGTCGAGCTGCGGCGCATCGTACACCTTCAGCATTTACTCCGCCGTGCTGAAGTCAACGCAGGGCTACGACCAATCCACCCTCGACACCGTCTCCGTCTTCAAGGACATCGGCGCTAACTTCGGCGTCCTATCTGGCCTCCTCTACACCGCCGTCGTTCCCTACACCCATCGCTCCACCCTCCCCGGCTCCCCGTCCAAGTCCAAATGGACCTCTCTCGCTGGGCCCTGGGTCGTTCTCGCTGCCGGAGCGATCCAGTTCTTCGTGGGCTACCTTTTCATCTGGGCCTCCGTCGTGGGCCTTATAAGCCCGCCCCCCGTGCCCGTCATGAGCTTCTTCGCGTGGCTCGCGGCTAACGGTCAAACCTTCCTGAACACCACCAATGTCGTCACTGGCTTGCGCAATTTCCCTGGGTATAGCGGCACGATCATTGGGATCATGAAG GGCTTTCTCGGACTAAGTGGAGCTATCTTGATCCAAATTTACCATACTTTTTTCGGTGGGGAGCCGTCAACGTTCATTTTGATGCTTGCtttgttaccttcattgatCTGCGTGTTGTTTATGTTCTTGTTGAGAATTTATGAAGTTCATGGCAGTGATTACAAGAAGCATTTGGATAGTTTCTCTGTGGTTACTGTGATTATTGTTTCCTATCTCGTGTTCATTATAATCTTACAGAACATAGTTCGTTTGCCATATTGGGGATGGATGTTAGAGTTTGTGATTCTCATGGTTCTGCTAGCATCGCCTTTTGGAATTGCTATCAATGCCCACTGGGAGGAGTCGCAGAAGTTTACACAGTCCTACACCATTGAGAGGGGTTCTTCTACAAATAAGGGTACTACATCTTCCAGTTATTCTGCATCAGGGGATCAAGTGGAGTACCATGAATTGCCCAGTGATGAGGGGCAGGCACAAGTGACTTCAGATGAGGAATTGCCACATGAAGAAGATAAGAGCCCATTGCAAGCTATATGCACGCTTGAGTTTTGGATGTTGTTTGTGATCATGATATCTGGATTAGGCTCTGGGCTTGCAACTATCAATAATATGAACCAAATAGGACAATCCCTTGGCTATAGTACCATAGAGATTACTAATATGGTATCACTATGGAGTATGTGGAACTTTCTTGGTCGTTTTGGAGGTGGCCATATATCTGATTATATCATGCAGAGAAAAGGTTGGCCAAGGCCCCTATTGATGACAGCAACACTGGGGATGATGGTTATTGGCCATTTAATTATAGCATGTGGTTTCCATGGAAATTTGTATTTGGGTCCTGTTCTAGTGGGCATTGGCTATGGTGCACATTGGTCCTTGATGCCTACAATCACTTCGGAGATATTTGGTGTGAAGCATATGGGTACCATTTTCAATGCCATTGCTGCAGCAAGTCCACTTGGATCTTACATACTTTCTGTGAAAGTTGTTGGGTATATTTATGACAAGCAAGCCGAtgaagataatttttgttttggcaCAGGCTGTTTCATGCCTTCATATTTTATCCTGGCAGGCGTGACTTTTCTTACACTTTTGGTTGCTTTGGTATTATACTTCCGGACCCAAAGGTTTTATAAACAAGTTGTGCTTAGAAGATTGAAACATTATGCAAGATGA
- the LOC108331922 gene encoding HIPL1 protein, with protein MKGVLSISFLFCCFLLLLDSSISLPLCVDSRAPLTLNKTLEFCPYNGSSCCNSTEDSQILKQFQVNNVSDSACASVLKSILCARCDPFSAELFTVQSSARSVPVLCNSTVPTNSSQSKTQVEDFCSEVWNTCKDVPIVNSPFSPSLQGQAGAPAHTNATKLTDLWQSKTDFCTAFGGSSDNSSVCFEGEPVSLNKTETSVTPPHGLCLEKIGNGSYLNMVAHPDGSNRAFFSDQKGRVWLAILPEEGSGRTYELDESSPFVDLTDQVYFDTQFGMMGMAFHPDFAKNGRFFASFTCDKSRWSGCNGRCSCNSDVNCDPSKLETDPGVQPCQYQTVIAEYSANSTGSQPSSVESAKPTEVRRIFTMGLPFSSQHGGQILFGPDDGYLYLMMGYGGGVGDPYNFAQNKKSLLGKIMRFDIDNIPSAAEITKLGLWGNYSIPNDNPFSEDNDLQPEIWALGMRNPWRCSFDAERPSYFLCADVGQDLYEEVDLITKGGNYGWRVYEGPYLFNPPQSPGGNTSANSINPIFPVMGYHHSELNKNEGSASITGGYVYRSTTDPCMTGRYLYGDLYAGAIWAATENPENSGNFSSSRIPFSCARDSPIQCQSTPGNSLPALGYIFSFGEDNNKDVYVLASTGVYRVVRPSRCSYACSQEKATTTTTSTPSPSPSHASRWSLLPQYLLLQCSFLLLVLFHFM; from the exons ATGAAGGGTGTTCTTTCCATCAGCTTCTTGTTTTGTTGCTTCCTGCTGCTCTTGGATTCTTCAATTTCACTCCCTCTCTGCGTTGATTCCA GAGCACCCTTGACCCTGAACAAGACACTTGAGTTTTGTCCTTACAATGGAAGCTCATGTTGCAACTCCACAGAAGATTCACAGATActgaagcaattccaagtcaACAACGTATCTGATTCTGCCTGTGCCTCAGTTTTGAAATCAATACTCTGTGCG AGGTGCGACCCATTTTCGGCGGAGTTATTTACTGTTCAGTCCTCAGCTAGATCAGTTCCTGTGCTTTGCAATTCCACTGTACCAACAAATTCTTCTCAGTCAAAGACACAAGTGGAAGATTTCTGTTCTGAAGTATGGAACACATGCAAAGATGTACCCATAGTGAATTCTCCATTTTCCCCTTCATTACAAGGTCAAGCAGGAGCACCAGCTCACACCAATGCTACCAAACTTACTGATTTATGGCAGTCCAAAACAGACTTCTGCACTGCGTTTGGTGGATCATCTGATAATTCATCAGTGTGCTTTGAAGGAGAACCTGTTTCACTGAATAAAACTGAGACCTCTGTAACTCCCCCTCATGGCTTGTGCCTCGAGAAAATTGGTAATGGATCTTATCTCAACATGGTGGCTCATCCTGATGGCTCTAACCGTGCTTTCTTCTCTGACCAAAAGGGCAGGGTTTGGCTGGCAATACTTCCGGAAGAGGGATCAGGAAGAACATACGAGCTTGATGAATCAAGTCCTTTTGTTGATCTAACTGATCAAGTTTACTTTGACACTCAATTTGGAATGATGGGCATGGCGTTTCATCCAGATTTTGCTAAAAATGGACGATTCTTTGCTTCATTTACATGTGATAAGTCCAGGTGGTCAGGATGTAATGGAAGATGTTCTTGTAATTCAGATGTTAATTGTGACCCATCGAAGTTAGAAACTGATCCTGGTGTCCAACCGTGCCAGTATCAAACTGTTATTGCAGAGTATTCTGCTAATAGCACTGGATCTCAGCCTTCCTCG GTGGAAAGTGCTAAACCAACTGAGGTGAGAAGAATATTTACCATGGGGCTCCCGTTTTCATCTCAACATGGTGGTCAAATACTCTTTGGACCCGATGATGGATATTTATACTTAATGATGGGATATGGAGGAGGTGTAGGTGATCCTTACAATTTTGCACAAAACAAGAAATCATTGCTTGGAAAGATTATGAGGTTTGATATCGACAACATCCCGA GTGCAGCAGAAATTACCAAACTTGGACTTTGGGGTAACTATTCCATTCCAAATGACAATCCATTTAGCGAAGATAATGATCTGCAGCCTGAAATATGGGCCTTAGGAATGAGGAATCCTTGGCGCTGCAGTTTTGATGCAGAAAGACCTTCCTACTTCTTGTGTGCAGATGTTGGGCAG GATCTTTATGAGGAGGTGGATCTCATCACAAAGGGTGGAAACTATGGATGGCGTGTATACGAGGGCCCGTATCTGTTCAACCCTCCACAATCACCCGGAGGAAATACTTCCGCAAATTCCATAAATCCAATTTTCCCAGTAATGGGATACCACCATTCTGAGTTAAACAAGAATGAAGGATCAGCATCCATCACTGGAGGATATGTCTATCGATCTACCACTGATCCTTGCATGACCGGAAG GTACTTGTATGGAGATCTATACGCAGGTGCAATTTGGGCAGCCACAGAGAACCCAGAAAACAGTGGAAATTTCAGCAGCAGCAGAATTCCCTTCAGTTGTGCACGTGATTCTCCTATACAGTGTCAGTCTACACCTGGAAACTCCCTTCCTGCTTTAGGCTACATCTTCTCATTTGGTGAAGACAACAACAAAGATGTTTATGTCCTTGCAAGCACTGGTGTCTACCGAGTTGTTCGGCCAAGTCGTTGCAGTTATGCTTGCTCGCAGGAAAAGGCCACAACCACCACAACAtcaactccttctccttctccttcccaTGCTTCACGTTGGAGTCTCCTCCCTCAGTATCTGCTTTTGCAAtgttcatttttgttgttggttttgttCCATTTTATGTAG
- the LOC108331944 gene encoding pentatricopeptide repeat-containing protein At1g18900, producing the protein MQNMLRAKQISTLSSNARSFFLGGSRCNAGDGNSCTCPEDEKCVSRRQQRKTSEDLLVQKPSSLVSKTTSQVVGTLVSGSLASGSASLKTGDVGQSGCVQQIRSTSYAPSRPDAVAYACGVDGVQDHVTHSSSLNADQFYRAGIAAVNFISDVVNYKFPLSDGMGILNYPKNYMVDPSRALPNIRSSNVQRIRKESFTGVHSKPPVSTHPGPSKHTNNHHGAKGKGDKSNVAKGFKPVASPGTEKSGAAPNIPVNSHDRRALPQRTRTRPNRFVTNFGSNMPNSNPQMAGPFKESFSKYTRNVNMQAGMAPSNRHFTNSGHVVDMVKDILRQLKWGPATEKALYNLNFSIDAYQANQILKQLQDHSVALGFFYWLKRQPGFWHDGHSYTTMVGILGRAREFGVINKLLEQMVEDGCQPNVVTYNRLIHSYGRANYLREALNVFNQMQERGCEPDRVTYCTLIDIHAKAGFLDVAMSMYERMQEVGLSPDTFTYSVMINCLGKSGNLSAAHRLFCEMVDQGCVPNIVTYNILIALQAKARNYQIALKLYRDMQNAGFKPDKVTYSIVMEVLGHCGYLEEAEAVFFEMKQNNWVPDEPVYGLLIDLWGKAGNVEKAWEWYQAMLRAGLLPNVPTCNSLLSAFLRVHRLPDAYNLLQNMVALGLNPSLQTYTLLLSCCTDAQSSYDMCFCRELMAVTGHPAHAFLQSMPAAGPDGQNVRDHVSRFLDLMHSEDREGKRGLVDAVVDFLHKSGLKEEAGSVWEVAAQKNVYPDAVKEKSSCYWLINLHVMSDGTAVTALSRTLAWFRRQMLTSGVGPNRIDIITGWGRRSRVTGSSLVRQTVHELLHLFSFPFFTENGNSGCFVGCGEPLSQWLHHSYVERMHLL; encoded by the exons ATGCAG AATATGTTAAGAGCAAAGCAGATCAGTACCCTTTCCAGTAATGCTAGGAGTTTTTTTCTTGGGGGTTCGCGATGTAATGCGGGTGATGGCAACTCCTGCACTTGCCCTGAGGATGAAAAATGTGTGTCAAGAAGACAGCAGAGAAAAACTAGTGAAGATTTGCTTGTTCAGAAACCTTCCTCCTTAGTATCCAAAACCACATCTCAAGTTGTAGGAACACTGGTCTCCGGAAGCTTGGCAAGTGGCTCTGCTTCCCTCAAGACTGGGGATGTTGGTCAATCTGGTTGTGTACAACAAATTCGGTCTACTTCGTATGCACCGAGTAGACCAGATGCTGTGGCATACGCTTGTGGTGTTGATGGTGTTCAGGACCATGTTACTCATTCGTCTTCTCTTAATGCTGACCAGTTTTACAGGGCCGGTATTGCTGctgttaattttatttctgaTGTAGTTAATTATAAGTTTCCTTTGTCTGATGGCATGGGAATACTAAACTACCCTAAGAATTATATGGTTGATCCTTCCAGAGCCTTACCCAACATTAGATCTTCCAATGTGCAGCGAATTAGAAAGGAGAGCTTTACTGGGGTTCATTCCAAACCACCCGTTTCTACTCATCCGGGGCCATCAAAACATACAAATAATCATCATGGGGCAAAGGGAAAAGGTGATAAATCAAATGTAGCTAAAGGCTTTAAGCCTGTTGCTTCTCCTGGGACAGAGAAGTCAGGGGCAGCTCCCAATATTCCAGTAAATAGCCATGACCGCAGAGCCTTGCCACAGAGAACAAGAACTCGTCCTAACCGCTTTGTGACAAATTTTGGTTCTAATATGCCAAATTCAAATCCACAGATGGCAGGGCCATTCAAAGAAAGTTTCAGTAAGTACACAAGGAATGTTAATATGCAAGCAGGAATGGCTCCATCAAACAGGCATTTTACTAATTCAGGGCATGTTGTGGATATGGTTAAAGATATACTGAGACAGTTAAAGTGGGGTCCTGCTACGGAGAAGGCTCTTTATAACCttaatttttcaattgatgCATACCAAGCTAACCAGATCCTAAAGCAACTTCAAGACCATTCTGTTGCTCTTGGCTTCTTTTACTGGCTAAAGCGACAACCAGGCTTCTGGCATGATGGGCATAGTTACACCACCATGGTTGGTATCCTGGGCCGTGCAAGAGAGTTTGGTGTTATAAACAAATTGCTAGAACAGATGGTCGAGGATGGATGCCAGCCTAATGTTGTTACTTACAATCGTCTAATTCACAGCTATGGCCGTGCAAACTACCTAAGGGAGGCACTGAATGTGTTCAACCAAATGCAGGAGAGGGGATGTGAACCAGATCGTGTTACTTATTGCACACTCATAGATATCCATGCAAAAGCTGGATTTCTTGATGTGGCTATGTCTATGTATGAAAGAATGCAAGAAGTAGGCCTTTCTCCTGACACATTTACATACAGTGTCATGATCAACTGCCTTGGAAAATCTGGTAACTTATCTGCTGCCCATAGGCTATTTTGTGAAATGGTTGATCAGGGTTGTGTTCCTAATATTGTCACATACAATATCTTGATTGCTTTACAAGCTAAAGCAAGGAACTATCAGATAGCATTGAAACTATACCGTGACATGCAGAATGCAGGATTTAAACCTGACAAAGTTACTTACAGCATTGTAATGGAGGTACTTGGTCACTGTGGGTATCTTGAGGAGGCAGAAGCAGTTTTCTTTGAGATGAAACAGAACAATTGGGTTCCTGATGAACCCGTGTATGGTCTTCTGATAGACCTGTGGGGAAAGGCTGGTAATGTTGAGAAGGCTTGGGAATGGTATCAGGCAATGCTGAGAGCGGGTTTGCTTCCAAATGTACCAACTTGCAATTCACTTCTCAGTGCATTCCTAAGGGTGCATCGATTGCCAGATGCATATAATCTTCTCCAAAACATGGTGGCTCTGGGCTTAAACCCCTCTTTGCAGACTTACACCCTGCTTCTCAGTTGTTGTACGGATGCACAATCGTCGTATGATATGTGTTTTTGTCGTGAGCTTATGGCAGTCACTGGTCATCCAGCCCATGCATTTTTACAGTCGATGCCAGCAGCTGGACCTGATGGTCAAAACGTGCGGGATCATGTGAGCAGATTCTTAGACCTTATGCATTCTGAGGATAGAGAAGGCAAAAGAGGACTTGTAGATGCCGTTGTGGACTTTCTTCATAAATCTGGGCTAAAGGAGGAGGCTGGTTCAGTTTGGGAGGTGGCTGCACAAAAAAATGTGTACCCTGACGCTGTCAAGGAGAAAAGCTCTTGTTATTGGCTTATAAATCTTCATGTCATGTCTGATGGAACTGCTGTAACAGCATTGTCTAGGACTCTTGCTTGGTTTCGTCGACAAATGCTGACATCTGGGGTTGGCCCTAACCGGATAGATATCATCACTGGATGGGGTCGAAGGAGTAGGGTGACAGGTTCTTCTCTTGTGAGACAGACAGTGCATGAACTGCTGCATCTGTTCAGTTTCCCATTTTTCACTGAAAATGGAAATTCAGGCTGTTTTGTAGGATGTGGGGAGCCTCTTAGTCAATGGTTGCACCACTCTTATGTGGAGCGAATGCATTTACTGTAG
- the LOC108330803 gene encoding protein NUCLEAR FUSION DEFECTIVE 4, whose protein sequence is MEFANFKLYLNSKWVSTVASIWIQCTSGSLYTFSIYSQTLKSTQLYDQSTLDLVSVFKDIGVNAGVLSGLLYDFLARTTTAGPWIVHFLGSAQCFLGYFLMWAAVAGLFPPVPVPVMCFFMLVTAHGQSFFNTSNVVTGVHNFPHNSGTIVGILKGFLGLSGAILIQVYKTLFNNKPMSYLLMLALLPPINTLLLMWFVRIHNTREDEERKYLNIFSVMAMVVAAYLMFVIILDNIFSLQSSVRIFILVVLVLLLASLLFIAFKAHEKCSGERSLEDFLDERAQLIVEPEKVDARSDSLNNRMTSLQLGENLNLFQAVKTVNFWILFVSVACGMGSGLATVNNLGQIGESLGYTSHETGSLVSLWSIWNFLGRFGGGYVSDYYLHTRGWARPLFMVITLMVMSIGHVVIVSGLPGALYAGSVLVGICYGSQWSLMPTLTSEIFGVANMGSIFNTISIASPVGSYVFSVRVIGYVYDREASEGNTCIGTSCFMFSFLIMASATILGSLTALLLFFRTKDFYAQVILRRIQNIQNTVRE, encoded by the exons ATGGAGTTTGCGAACTTCAAACTCTACCTTAACTCGAAGTGGGTATCGACGGTGGCGAGCATATGGATTCAGTGCACCAGCGGCTCACTCTATACTTTCTCCATCTACTCCCAAACTCTCAAGTCCACTCAGCTCTACGATCAGTCAACGCTCGACCTTGTCTCCGTCTTCAAGGACATCGGAGTCAATGCCGGCGTCCTCTCCGGCCTCCTCTACGACTTCCTTGCCCGCACAACCACAGCTGGGCCCTGGATCGTCCACTTCTTGGGCTCGGCCCAGTGCTTCTTGGGCTATTTCCTTATGTGGGCCGCCGTAGCCGGCCTCTTTCCGCCTGTACCCGTCCCCGTCATGTGCTTCTTCATGTTGGTTACAGCCCACGGGCAGAGTTTCTTCAACACCTCTAACGTTGTCACCGGCGTTCATAATTTCCCTCACAACAGCGGCACCATTGTCGGCATTTTGAAG GGATTTCTTGGTCTAAGTGGAGCAATATTAATTCAAGTGTAcaaaacattattcaacaaCAAGCCTATGTCATATCTTCTGATGCTAGCACTCTTGCCACCTATAAATACTTTGCTGCTTATGTGGTTTGTGAGAATCCACAACACTCGTGAGGATGAAGAAAGGAagtatttgaatatattttctgTGATGGCTATGGTTGTTGCTGCATACCTTATGTTTGTTATAATTCTAGACAACATCTTTAGCCTGCAATCATCGGTGCGCATCTTTATACTTGTTGTTCTTGTGTTGTTGCTTGCCTCACTTCTCTTCATTGCATTTAAAGCACATGAAAAGTGCTCTGGTGAAAGAAGTTTAGAAGATTTTCTGGATGAAAGGGCACAACTAATTGTGGAGCCTGAAAAGGTGGATGCAAGGTCAGATTCTTTGAACAATCGAATGACTAGTTTGCAACTAGGAGAAAACCTGAATCTTTTCCAAGCAGTGAAAACTGTGAACTTTTGgattttgtttgtttctgtTGCTTGTGGTATGGGATCAGGACTTGCAACTGTTAATAATTTGGGGCAAATAGGGGAATCTCTTGGTTACACAAGCCATGAGACAGGTTCCTTGGTTTCTTTGTGGAGCATTTGGAATTTTCTAGGTCGATTTGGAGGAGGTTATGTGTCAGATTATTATTTGCACACAAGAGGATGGGCAAGACCTTTATTCATGGTGATCACTTTAATGGTGATGAGCATTGGTCATGTGGTGATTGTTTCTGGACTTCCAGGTGCTCTATATGCTGGTTCAGTATTGGTGGGTATTTGTTATGGCTCTCAATGGTCACTCATGCCCACTCTCACTTCTGAGATATTTGGTGTTGCAAATATGGGCAGCATATTCAACACCATTAGTATAGCAAGTCCTGTGGGTTCTTATGTATTCTCTGTCAGAGTAATTGGATATGTATATGACAGAGAAGCATCGGAAGGAAACACATGCATTGGAACTTcttgttttatgttttcatttctCATAATGGCATCTGCCACTATTCTGGGTTCTCTAACAgcattacttttgttttttcgGACCAAAGATTTCTATGCTCAGGTTATACTCAGAAgaattcaaaatattcaaaatactgTGAGGGAATAA